One Cellulosimicrobium protaetiae genomic region harbors:
- a CDS encoding HpcH/HpaI aldolase/citrate lyase family protein, with product MTGRDDRSGGAPPLTLLYVPADRPDRVAKALASAADVVLVDLEDAVAPARKDEARAHAVALLDDAAAARGVQVRINHPATPWHADDVAALAGLPLAVGARVPKVESADEVRVLAAALPGRALHLLVESALGVERAFELTTASPQVASLGLGEADLRSDLRVDDEAGLAWARSRVVVAARAAGLPSPAMSAYTHVRDLDGLAASCRVGRALGFCGRTAIHPRQLDTIRDAFLPTPDEVDRAREVVERVGDAAASGTGVVALADGTFLDVAMVERARTVLALAAQHPAG from the coding sequence ATGACGGGCCGGGACGACCGGTCGGGCGGCGCGCCGCCGCTGACGCTGCTGTACGTGCCCGCGGACCGGCCGGACCGGGTCGCGAAGGCGCTCGCGTCCGCGGCCGACGTCGTGCTCGTCGACCTCGAGGACGCCGTCGCGCCGGCGCGCAAGGACGAGGCGCGGGCGCACGCCGTCGCGCTGCTCGACGACGCGGCGGCCGCGCGCGGGGTCCAGGTGCGGATCAACCACCCGGCGACGCCGTGGCACGCCGACGACGTCGCAGCCCTCGCCGGGCTGCCGCTCGCCGTCGGGGCGCGCGTGCCGAAGGTCGAGTCCGCCGACGAGGTGCGGGTGCTCGCGGCGGCGCTCCCGGGGCGGGCGCTGCACCTGCTGGTCGAGTCGGCGCTCGGCGTCGAGCGGGCGTTCGAGCTCACCACGGCGTCGCCGCAGGTCGCGTCGCTCGGGCTCGGCGAGGCGGACCTCCGCTCCGACCTGCGGGTCGACGACGAGGCGGGGCTCGCGTGGGCACGGAGCCGGGTCGTCGTGGCTGCCCGGGCGGCGGGGCTGCCCTCGCCCGCGATGTCCGCGTACACGCACGTGCGCGACCTCGACGGGCTCGCCGCGTCGTGCCGCGTCGGTCGCGCGCTCGGGTTCTGCGGCCGCACCGCGATCCACCCGCGCCAGCTCGACACGATCCGCGACGCGTTCCTCCCGACCCCGGACGAGGTGGACCGCGCGCGCGAGGTCGTCGAGCGCGTGGGCGACGCCGCGGCGTCGGGCACGGGCGTCGTCGCGCTCGCGGACGGCACGTTCCTCGACGTCGCGATGGTCGAGCGAGCCCGCACGGTCCTCGCGCTCGCGGCGCAACACCCCGCCGGGTAG
- a CDS encoding asparaginase, with protein MRTFTLTLSGRAVAAVVALVLACAALAATVAYAVADSRATAAAARAAGAAAPVLASGSAAANPLGITSARYTTATATAAAEKPKVVVVATGGTMAGKATGRDTFTSYRAGTYLMEDMLNTLRPELDAVADVTAVQFGNAGSSGYSIEQFHALTLEVEKQLETADAVVVTTGTDTQEEFAYWLDLTVQSRKPVVTSGSMRPWGSGAGPDSSLVFGTDAPANLYNAIKVAASQQTFCFGTVLMLNDEIQAAREVTKSNSYRTDTFQTREYGVLGWIDGDNITLGRAPARVMSCDTEEWFTPFDLAEADPKSLPRVEILMSYQQAGGEAVTAFANAGVAGIVTAGTGAGGISSAMSQARSAAIRDKGMWFVSTTRTGSGSSYGSGNGILAGGDLTAVKARLLLLLSRAFTDDFATAQGWFATYGNASFDQSATADEIGAEPGATAVLFTGTATPSCKAAGKQLWLTTSVTNTDTVPIDVRVKTVSGEHKFSKIPVGETVEKTFSVKGKTLDAGEATLTAYKNVDGQGVQTESTAPYPETTCG; from the coding sequence TTGAGAACGTTCACACTGACCCTGTCCGGCCGCGCCGTCGCGGCCGTCGTCGCGCTCGTGCTCGCGTGCGCCGCTCTCGCCGCGACAGTCGCGTACGCCGTCGCCGACTCCCGTGCGACCGCCGCCGCCGCGCGTGCCGCGGGCGCCGCGGCGCCGGTCCTCGCGTCCGGATCGGCCGCGGCCAACCCGCTCGGCATCACGTCCGCCCGGTACACGACGGCCACGGCGACCGCCGCGGCCGAGAAGCCGAAGGTCGTGGTCGTCGCGACGGGCGGGACCATGGCCGGCAAGGCGACCGGCCGCGACACGTTCACGAGCTACCGCGCCGGCACGTACCTCATGGAGGACATGCTGAACACGCTGCGGCCCGAGCTCGACGCCGTCGCCGACGTCACCGCCGTCCAGTTCGGCAACGCCGGCTCGTCCGGCTACTCGATCGAGCAGTTCCACGCGCTCACGCTCGAGGTGGAGAAGCAGCTCGAGACGGCGGACGCCGTCGTCGTGACGACCGGCACCGACACGCAGGAGGAGTTCGCCTACTGGCTCGACCTCACGGTCCAGTCGCGCAAGCCCGTGGTCACGTCCGGCTCGATGCGCCCGTGGGGGTCGGGCGCCGGGCCGGACTCGAGCCTCGTGTTCGGGACCGACGCGCCCGCGAACCTGTACAACGCGATCAAGGTCGCGGCGTCCCAGCAGACCTTCTGCTTCGGCACCGTGCTCATGCTCAACGACGAGATCCAGGCGGCCCGCGAGGTCACCAAGTCGAACTCGTACCGCACGGACACGTTCCAGACGCGCGAGTACGGCGTGCTCGGCTGGATCGACGGCGACAACATCACGCTCGGCCGCGCGCCGGCACGCGTGATGTCGTGCGACACGGAGGAGTGGTTCACGCCCTTCGACCTCGCGGAGGCCGACCCGAAGTCGCTCCCGCGCGTCGAGATCCTCATGTCGTACCAGCAGGCCGGCGGCGAGGCCGTGACGGCGTTCGCGAACGCGGGCGTCGCGGGGATCGTCACCGCGGGGACGGGCGCGGGCGGCATCTCGTCCGCGATGAGCCAGGCCCGTTCGGCCGCGATCCGCGACAAGGGGATGTGGTTCGTGTCGACGACGCGCACCGGGTCCGGGTCGTCGTACGGGAGCGGCAACGGCATCCTCGCGGGGGGCGACCTCACGGCCGTCAAGGCGCGCCTGCTGCTGCTCCTGTCCCGCGCGTTCACGGACGACTTCGCGACGGCCCAGGGCTGGTTCGCGACCTACGGCAACGCGTCGTTCGACCAGTCCGCGACCGCGGACGAGATCGGCGCCGAGCCGGGCGCGACCGCCGTCCTCTTCACCGGCACGGCGACCCCGTCGTGCAAGGCGGCGGGCAAGCAGCTCTGGCTCACGACGTCCGTGACGAACACGGACACGGTGCCGATCGACGTCCGGGTGAAGACCGTCTCGGGCGAGCACAAGTTCTCGAAGATCCCCGTCGGCGAGACGGTCGAGAAGACGTTCTCCGTCAAGGGCAAGACGCTCGACGCGGGCGAGGCGACGCTCACGGCGTACAAGAACGTCGACGGCCAGGGCGTCCAGACCGAGTCGACGGCGCCGTACCCGGAGACGACCTGCGGCTGA
- a CDS encoding ScyD/ScyE family protein has product MSRLRTALPAGFAAATALVLVASPAVAHGGGRPDPKPPAVTDVVGGLVGPLSAAVGPRGTTYVTQDFAALVTAVRPDGTTTVLHAAEGGAEAAGVSYADRTLTFTETFYGTSPVSESAVVKTVRTDRAGNPVGEPTVLADIHAYETANNPDGGVSYGLLETDPACVAQVPAEPVSPLYTGHLDSHPYATTSSHGTTYVADAGANAILAIDRRGVRTVAVLPSQPYVITAALAAEVGWPECTVGETYWFESVPTDVEVGPWGQLYVSVLPGGPEDPTLGGRGIVYTVDPWRGKVRQLASGFVGATDLAVTERGTVYVAEMFGGKISVIERGAPRTLVDVPLPGAVEWTGKGLVATTNALPGEGAPPDGHLVTVTTGPSRGHGHGGWHRGWGDDDRHGPGSWFDRGKR; this is encoded by the coding sequence ATGAGTAGACTCCGCACCGCCCTGCCCGCAGGGTTCGCCGCAGCGACCGCCCTCGTCCTCGTCGCCAGTCCTGCCGTCGCGCACGGCGGCGGCCGACCCGACCCCAAGCCCCCGGCCGTCACGGACGTCGTCGGCGGGCTCGTCGGCCCGCTGAGCGCCGCCGTCGGCCCACGCGGCACCACGTACGTCACGCAGGACTTCGCCGCGCTCGTCACGGCCGTCCGGCCCGACGGCACCACCACGGTGCTGCACGCCGCCGAGGGCGGGGCGGAGGCCGCCGGGGTCTCCTACGCCGACCGCACCCTGACGTTCACCGAGACCTTCTACGGCACGAGCCCCGTGTCGGAGTCCGCGGTCGTCAAGACGGTCCGGACCGACCGGGCAGGCAATCCCGTCGGGGAACCGACCGTGCTCGCCGACATCCACGCGTACGAGACGGCGAACAACCCCGACGGCGGAGTGTCCTACGGCCTGCTCGAGACCGACCCGGCGTGCGTCGCCCAGGTGCCCGCCGAACCCGTCTCTCCGTTGTACACCGGGCACCTCGACTCCCACCCGTACGCGACGACCTCGTCGCACGGCACGACCTACGTCGCCGACGCCGGGGCGAACGCGATCCTCGCGATCGACCGGCGCGGTGTGCGCACCGTCGCCGTCCTGCCCTCCCAGCCGTACGTCATCACCGCGGCCCTGGCGGCGGAGGTCGGCTGGCCGGAGTGCACGGTCGGGGAGACGTACTGGTTCGAGTCGGTCCCGACGGACGTCGAGGTCGGGCCGTGGGGTCAGCTCTACGTCTCGGTGCTGCCCGGGGGCCCGGAGGACCCGACGCTCGGAGGTCGCGGCATCGTCTACACGGTCGACCCGTGGCGCGGGAAGGTGCGCCAGCTCGCGAGCGGCTTCGTCGGCGCGACCGACCTCGCGGTCACCGAGCGCGGGACGGTGTACGTCGCCGAGATGTTCGGCGGCAAGATCTCCGTGATCGAGCGCGGGGCCCCGCGCACGCTCGTCGACGTGCCGCTCCCGGGCGCCGTCGAGTGGACCGGCAAGGGCCTCGTCGCCACGACGAACGCCCTCCCGGGCGAGGGCGCACCCCCGGACGGGCACCTCGTCACGGTGACGACCGGCCCGAGCCGCGGGCACGGGCACGGCGGCTGGCACCGCGGCTGGGGCGACGACGACCGGCACGGACCGGGGTCGTGGTTCGACCGCGGGAAGCGCTGA
- a CDS encoding endonuclease/exonuclease/phosphatase family protein has product MSTRPVPHHRAARTALVPALALALALTVGGVGAAASPAVAHGGHGNGGGHGHDHDRGTLRVATYNASLNRAAAGELEADLSTPDDPQAATIAEVLQRTRPDVVLLNEFDFVPDGRAVDLFRDHYLEVPQGGAQAIEYRYAYVAPSNTGVPSGFDLNNDGTVGGGDDALGFGTFEGQYGMVVLSRYPIDTRGVRTFQDFLWKDMPGALLPDDPATAAPADWFTPEELEVVRLSSKSHWDVPVRVGRETVHVLASHPTPPTFDGPEDRNGRRNHDEIRFWADYVTPGKASRYVYDDDGRRGGLKPGESFVVLGDQNADPLDGDSVDAAIDQLLDHRRVQDPAPRSDGGAEAATLQGGANAAHLGDPALDTADFADTAPGNLRADYVLPSRDLRVRDAGVFWPVQADPLSRLTGVYPFPSSDHRLVWVDLAVRR; this is encoded by the coding sequence GTGTCCACGAGACCCGTCCCCCACCACCGCGCGGCCCGGACCGCACTGGTCCCCGCCCTCGCCCTCGCCCTCGCCCTGACCGTGGGAGGCGTCGGCGCCGCCGCGAGCCCCGCCGTCGCGCACGGCGGCCACGGCAACGGCGGCGGCCACGGCCACGACCACGACCGCGGGACGCTGCGCGTCGCGACGTACAACGCGAGCCTCAACCGCGCCGCCGCGGGCGAGCTCGAGGCCGACCTCTCGACCCCCGACGACCCGCAGGCCGCGACGATCGCCGAGGTGCTCCAGCGCACGCGGCCCGACGTCGTGCTGCTCAACGAGTTCGACTTCGTGCCCGACGGCCGGGCGGTCGACCTGTTCCGCGACCACTACCTCGAGGTCCCGCAGGGCGGCGCGCAGGCGATCGAGTACCGGTACGCGTACGTCGCCCCGTCGAACACGGGCGTGCCCAGCGGGTTCGACCTCAACAACGACGGCACGGTCGGCGGGGGCGACGACGCGCTCGGCTTCGGGACGTTCGAGGGCCAGTACGGCATGGTCGTCCTCTCGCGGTACCCGATCGACACGCGCGGCGTCCGCACGTTCCAGGACTTCCTCTGGAAGGACATGCCCGGCGCGCTGCTCCCCGACGACCCGGCGACGGCCGCGCCCGCGGACTGGTTCACGCCCGAGGAGCTCGAGGTCGTGCGGCTGTCGAGCAAGTCGCACTGGGACGTGCCCGTGCGGGTCGGCCGCGAGACCGTGCACGTGCTCGCGTCCCACCCGACCCCGCCGACGTTCGACGGGCCCGAGGACCGCAACGGGCGCCGCAACCACGACGAGATCCGGTTCTGGGCCGACTACGTCACGCCAGGCAAGGCGTCGCGGTACGTGTACGACGACGACGGTCGTCGCGGCGGGCTGAAGCCCGGCGAGAGCTTCGTCGTCCTGGGCGACCAGAACGCCGACCCGCTCGACGGCGACTCCGTGGACGCGGCGATCGACCAGCTCCTCGACCACCGGCGCGTCCAGGACCCGGCCCCCCGCTCCGACGGCGGCGCCGAGGCCGCGACCCTCCAGGGCGGCGCGAACGCGGCCCACCTCGGCGACCCCGCGCTCGACACGGCCGACTTCGCGGACACCGCGCCCGGCAACCTGCGCGCGGACTACGTGCTGCCGTCGCGCGACCTGCGCGTGCGCGACGCCGGCGTGTTCTGGCCCGTCCAGGCGGACCCGCTGTCGCGCCTCACCGGCGTCTACCCGTTCCCGAGCAGCGACCACCGGCTCGTGTGGGTGGACCTGGCCGTCCGCCGCTGA
- a CDS encoding chitinase, which produces MADPTPSLIPTTHASPPASDRSPTFVVTEQQFEAMFPERSPFYTYAGLVAATAAYPEFATTGGERVARREAAAFLANVSHETHGLVHVVEVNTANYPHYCDPAQPYGCPAGQDAYYGRGPLQLSWNFNYRAAGEALGIDLLADPWLVEQDPTVAWQTALWYWNTQPGTASMTCHDAIVGEHGFAETIRSINGPLECEGGNPRQMNNRVRLFRHYVEIVGTTTGDHLTC; this is translated from the coding sequence ATGGCCGACCCGACGCCCTCGCTCATCCCGACGACGCACGCCTCGCCACCGGCGTCGGACCGCTCGCCGACGTTCGTCGTGACCGAGCAGCAGTTCGAGGCGATGTTCCCGGAGCGGAGCCCGTTCTACACCTACGCCGGCCTGGTCGCGGCGACGGCGGCGTACCCGGAGTTCGCGACGACGGGCGGTGAGCGGGTCGCGCGGCGCGAGGCGGCGGCGTTCCTCGCGAACGTGAGCCACGAGACGCACGGGCTGGTGCACGTCGTCGAGGTGAACACCGCGAACTACCCGCACTACTGCGACCCCGCGCAGCCGTACGGGTGCCCGGCCGGGCAGGACGCCTACTACGGCCGCGGCCCGCTCCAGCTCTCCTGGAACTTCAACTACCGGGCGGCCGGCGAGGCCCTCGGGATCGACCTCCTGGCCGACCCGTGGCTCGTCGAGCAGGACCCGACCGTCGCGTGGCAGACCGCGCTCTGGTACTGGAACACGCAGCCCGGCACCGCGTCGATGACGTGCCACGACGCGATCGTCGGCGAGCACGGCTTCGCCGAGACCATCCGCTCCATCAACGGCCCGCTCGAGTGCGAGGGCGGCAACCCCCGCCAGATGAACAACCGCGTCCGCCTCTTCCGCCACTACGTCGAGATCGTCGGCACCACGACGGGCGACCACCTCACCTGCTGA
- a CDS encoding alpha/beta hydrolase-fold protein, translating to MDAAPRDVAPRGTAPRDAAPRPGRRPGTTAVGTALALAVGLGGLGLALPATAAEQGTVEPGRVADSAAGPIDYTVYLPPGYDDAEQEYPTLYLLHGRGDTQAAWQQVTGDLDELIGAGEIQPMVVVMPDAPWNDRGSWYTDSPYTGDATGAGAGTAVETAFTRDLVAHVDATYRTVEDREARAVGGYSMGGAGALRFTLAHQDTFSAGIVLSPAVYVPQPPADSSARDYGAYGVGTALFDADRYTELSYPASLAALDPALSVHLFVAVGDDEWANPDPAEATHDIDFESARLYNQARRVPGVTAELRVLDGGHDWDVWRPAFREGIVDVSARLRTTPATPWDAELVGSAGDDRAGGVTALPDGGTAVALNLAGAWDGYEPAGGLDAVVVRRDAAGAEVWRHAVVTGADDRAYGVVPGAGGGVLVAGYTRGDLDGEHAGASRDDGFVAAVTADGERAWTLQTGDPGSADRFYAVASVGTGGAYVAGYTSGAVGDVPSAGDKDALLGRVSADGELLWLRQVGGPGEDKALAVAASPDGAVYVGGVSGGGMPGAEHAGANDGWVARYDADGGQAWLRAVATSENDQVNGLVARSDGSVVAVGHTRGGLGEDGNLGDNDVVVRAFDPAGEVLWTTQVGTSTDDRGVTGILGADDAVLVVGTTYGALGTAVGGVDVVTFPVAADGTPGEATQTGSRERDGADEWDDANLFAAPAPASFGPGSANSADSADPVGSTGEGAALLTGLTYGAPAGTTNAGAADVFVARVAWDAVVPGSGPGEPPATVTAEARCLAGKAYVAVRATSTAVVPVDVELATPYGTRLVADVAPGASAYQSFPVRAATVPAGEATVTAEGRTAVVPYAALTCR from the coding sequence ATGGACGCAGCACCACGAGACGTCGCACCACGAGGTACCGCGCCGCGCGACGCGGCACCACGGCCGGGCCGACGGCCCGGGACGACGGCGGTCGGGACCGCGCTGGCCCTCGCCGTCGGGCTGGGCGGGCTGGGGCTCGCGCTGCCCGCGACGGCCGCGGAGCAGGGCACGGTCGAGCCGGGGCGGGTCGCCGACTCCGCGGCCGGGCCGATCGACTACACGGTCTACCTGCCGCCCGGCTACGACGACGCCGAGCAGGAGTACCCGACGCTCTACCTGCTGCACGGGCGGGGCGACACGCAGGCCGCGTGGCAGCAGGTCACGGGCGACCTGGACGAGCTCATCGGGGCGGGGGAGATCCAGCCGATGGTCGTCGTCATGCCCGACGCACCGTGGAACGACCGCGGCTCCTGGTACACGGACTCGCCGTACACCGGGGACGCGACGGGCGCCGGTGCCGGCACGGCGGTCGAGACGGCGTTCACGCGCGACCTCGTCGCGCACGTCGACGCCACGTACCGGACGGTCGAGGACAGGGAGGCGCGCGCCGTCGGCGGCTACTCCATGGGCGGCGCGGGCGCGCTGCGGTTCACGCTCGCCCACCAGGACACGTTCTCCGCGGGCATCGTGCTGAGCCCTGCGGTCTACGTGCCGCAGCCCCCCGCGGACTCGTCCGCGCGGGACTATGGCGCCTACGGCGTCGGCACGGCGCTCTTCGACGCCGACCGGTACACCGAGCTGTCGTACCCGGCGTCCCTTGCGGCGCTCGACCCGGCGCTCTCGGTGCACCTGTTCGTCGCCGTCGGCGACGACGAGTGGGCCAACCCCGACCCCGCGGAGGCCACGCACGACATCGACTTCGAGTCCGCGCGCCTCTACAACCAGGCGCGTCGCGTGCCCGGCGTGACGGCCGAGCTGCGCGTGCTCGACGGCGGCCACGACTGGGACGTGTGGCGACCCGCGTTCCGCGAGGGGATCGTCGACGTCTCGGCGCGCCTGCGCACGACCCCCGCGACGCCGTGGGACGCCGAGCTCGTCGGCTCCGCGGGTGACGACCGCGCGGGCGGCGTCACGGCCCTGCCCGACGGCGGCACCGCCGTCGCGCTGAACCTCGCCGGGGCGTGGGACGGTTACGAGCCCGCGGGCGGGCTGGACGCGGTGGTCGTGCGGCGCGACGCCGCGGGCGCCGAGGTCTGGCGGCACGCGGTCGTGACGGGCGCGGACGACCGGGCCTACGGCGTCGTGCCAGGCGCCGGCGGCGGCGTGCTCGTCGCCGGGTACACGCGCGGGGACCTCGACGGCGAGCACGCCGGGGCGTCACGCGACGACGGGTTCGTCGCCGCCGTGACCGCCGACGGCGAGCGGGCCTGGACGCTGCAGACCGGCGACCCGGGGTCTGCCGACCGCTTCTACGCGGTCGCGTCCGTCGGCACGGGCGGCGCCTACGTCGCCGGGTACACGAGCGGTGCGGTCGGTGACGTCCCGAGCGCGGGGGACAAGGACGCGCTCCTGGGCCGGGTCTCCGCCGACGGCGAGCTGCTGTGGCTGCGCCAGGTGGGCGGCCCCGGCGAGGACAAGGCGCTCGCGGTCGCGGCGTCGCCCGACGGCGCGGTGTACGTGGGCGGGGTGTCGGGCGGCGGGATGCCCGGTGCCGAGCATGCCGGTGCGAACGACGGCTGGGTCGCGCGGTACGACGCCGACGGCGGGCAGGCGTGGCTGCGGGCCGTCGCGACGAGCGAGAACGACCAGGTCAACGGCCTCGTCGCGCGCTCGGACGGGTCGGTCGTCGCGGTCGGGCACACGCGCGGCGGGCTCGGCGAGGACGGCAACCTCGGGGACAACGACGTCGTGGTGCGGGCGTTCGACCCTGCGGGCGAGGTCCTGTGGACGACGCAGGTCGGCACGTCGACCGACGACCGCGGCGTCACGGGCATCCTCGGCGCGGACGACGCCGTGCTCGTCGTCGGCACGACGTACGGCGCGCTGGGCACGGCCGTCGGCGGGGTGGACGTCGTGACGTTCCCCGTCGCGGCCGACGGCACCCCGGGCGAGGCGACGCAGACCGGCTCGCGCGAGCGCGACGGCGCCGACGAGTGGGACGACGCGAACCTGTTCGCGGCCCCGGCCCCGGCCTCCTTCGGTCCGGGCTCGGCCAACTCAGCCGACTCAGCCGACCCGGTCGGCTCGACCGGCGAGGGAGCCGCGTTGCTCACCGGGCTCACGTACGGCGCCCCCGCGGGCACGACGAACGCGGGCGCTGCGGACGTGTTCGTCGCGCGCGTGGCGTGGGACGCCGTCGTGCCGGGCTCCGGCCCGGGCGAGCCGCCGGCGACCGTGACGGCCGAGGCGAGGTGCCTCGCCGGGAAGGCGTACGTCGCGGTGCGCGCGACGAGCACGGCCGTCGTGCCGGTCGACGTCGAGCTCGCCACGCCGTACGGCACGCGGCTCGTCGCGGACGTCGCCCCGGGCGCGAGCGCGTACCAGTCGTTCCCCGTCCGCGCCGCGACCGTCCCCGCAGGCGAGGCGACCGTCACCGCGGAGGGCCGCACCGCCGTCGTCCCGTACGCGGCTCTCACCTGCCGCTGA
- a CDS encoding pyridoxal phosphate-dependent decarboxylase family protein: MDDRDTALLRAHEHAAAWLDSLATRPVPPRATVADVVAALGTDLPDGPTSAADVVDLLATACGPGLTAMPSGRFYGMVIGGSHPAALAADWLTSAWDQNSALRTVTPAHTAVEDVTSAWLLDLLGLPPSGAVGFVTGATTANFTCLAAARGEVLRRAGWDVRRDGLTGAPRVRVLVGAERHESVDLALSYLGLGAPEVVAADDQGRISVAALEEALTDQGSTSADHGSTSADRGPALRDQGSPSRPTIVVLQAGNVHSGAFDPFGAAVEVAHRHGAWVHVDGAFGLFAAASPTHRGLVAGYEGADSWATDAHKTLNVPYDCGLAIVADPAPLRAAMGMHGDYLIQSDTGDPFEKVPELSRRGRAFAVWAVLRALGRSGVADLVDGFCRHATTFAAGMRALDGAVVLNDVVFTQVCATFGDDARTREVVRRVLDDGTAWMSGSRWHDRAVLRVSVSSWATTDADVRASLDALARASAV; encoded by the coding sequence ATGGACGATCGCGACACCGCCCTCCTGCGGGCGCACGAGCACGCGGCCGCGTGGCTCGACTCCCTCGCGACACGGCCCGTCCCGCCCCGGGCGACCGTGGCCGACGTCGTCGCCGCCCTGGGCACCGACCTGCCGGACGGCCCGACGTCGGCCGCGGACGTCGTCGACCTGCTCGCCACCGCGTGCGGGCCCGGGCTCACGGCCATGCCGTCCGGCCGCTTCTACGGGATGGTCATCGGCGGGAGCCACCCGGCGGCGCTCGCGGCCGACTGGCTCACGAGCGCGTGGGACCAGAACTCCGCGCTGCGCACCGTGACCCCCGCGCACACCGCCGTCGAGGACGTGACCAGCGCGTGGCTGCTCGACCTGCTGGGCCTCCCGCCGTCGGGCGCGGTCGGGTTCGTCACCGGCGCGACGACCGCGAACTTCACGTGCCTCGCGGCCGCGCGCGGGGAGGTCCTGCGGCGCGCCGGGTGGGACGTGCGCCGCGACGGCCTGACCGGGGCCCCGCGCGTCCGCGTGCTCGTGGGCGCCGAGCGGCACGAGTCGGTCGACCTCGCGCTGTCGTACCTCGGGCTCGGCGCGCCCGAGGTCGTGGCCGCCGACGACCAGGGCCGGATCTCGGTCGCCGCGCTCGAGGAGGCGCTGACCGACCAGGGTTCTACCTCGGCGGACCACGGTTCTACCTCGGCGGACCGGGGTCCTGCCTTGCGGGACCAGGGTTCTCCCTCGCGGCCCACGATCGTCGTGCTGCAGGCGGGGAACGTGCACTCGGGCGCGTTCGACCCGTTCGGGGCGGCGGTCGAGGTCGCGCACCGGCACGGGGCGTGGGTGCACGTCGACGGCGCGTTCGGGCTCTTCGCCGCCGCGTCGCCGACGCACCGGGGCCTCGTCGCGGGGTACGAGGGCGCGGACTCGTGGGCCACCGACGCGCACAAGACCCTCAACGTGCCGTACGACTGCGGGCTCGCGATCGTCGCGGACCCCGCCCCGCTGCGCGCGGCGATGGGGATGCACGGCGACTACCTCATCCAGAGCGACACGGGCGACCCGTTCGAGAAGGTGCCGGAGCTGTCGCGCCGCGGGCGGGCGTTCGCCGTGTGGGCGGTGCTGCGCGCTCTGGGTCGCTCCGGCGTCGCGGACCTCGTGGACGGGTTCTGCCGGCACGCGACGACGTTCGCCGCCGGGATGCGGGCGCTCGACGGCGCGGTCGTGCTCAACGACGTCGTCTTCACCCAGGTGTGCGCGACGTTCGGCGACGACGCGCGCACGCGGGAGGTCGTGCGGCGCGTCCTCGACGACGGCACGGCCTGGATGTCCGGGTCGCGCTGGCACGACCGCGCGGTGCTCCGCGTGTCGGTGAGCTCGTGGGCGACGACGGACGCGGACGTCCGGGCGAGCCTCGACGCGCTCGCCCGGGCGTCCGCCGTCTAG
- a CDS encoding VOC family protein, producing MDTTPQPRDEMRTYPHGVPCWVDTEQPDVDAALAFYGALFGWEFEERLPPGSGERYVVASLGGKDVAAVASGAGLPEWITYVAVDDVDASSRGVPDLGGEVLDGPTTVGPPGRTASVRDPQGATFRMWEPGTRLGAQRVNDPGTWNFSVLRTPDVARALHFYGPLFGWEVDPDLGAGMARVEGYGDHLARTVRPEIDVDQKNAPPGFRDVVAGVLEAPGPARHDVVFAVVDRDASAATAERAGATVLSTEDGEWTREATVRDPQGAVLTLSQFTPPEGF from the coding sequence ATGGACACCACGCCGCAGCCCCGGGACGAGATGCGTACCTACCCGCACGGCGTGCCGTGCTGGGTGGACACCGAGCAGCCCGACGTCGACGCCGCGCTCGCGTTCTACGGCGCCCTGTTCGGGTGGGAGTTCGAGGAGAGGCTCCCGCCCGGGTCGGGGGAGCGGTACGTCGTGGCGTCGCTCGGCGGGAAGGACGTCGCCGCGGTCGCGTCCGGGGCCGGCCTGCCGGAGTGGATCACGTACGTCGCGGTCGACGACGTTGACGCCTCGTCGCGCGGCGTCCCTGACCTCGGCGGAGAGGTCCTCGACGGACCGACGACGGTCGGCCCGCCCGGCCGGACGGCGTCCGTGCGCGACCCGCAGGGCGCGACCTTCCGGATGTGGGAGCCCGGCACGCGGCTCGGGGCGCAGCGCGTCAACGATCCCGGCACGTGGAACTTCAGCGTCCTGCGCACGCCCGACGTCGCGCGCGCCCTGCACTTCTACGGCCCCCTGTTCGGGTGGGAGGTCGACCCGGACCTCGGTGCGGGCATGGCCCGGGTCGAGGGGTACGGCGACCATCTCGCCCGGACGGTCCGGCCCGAGATCGACGTGGACCAGAAGAACGCCCCACCCGGCTTCCGGGACGTCGTGGCGGGAGTCCTGGAGGCTCCCGGCCCGGCCCGGCACGACGTCGTCTTCGCCGTCGTCGACCGTGACGCGTCCGCCGCGACCGCCGAGCGCGCGGGCGCCACCGTCCTGTCGACCGAGGACGGGGAGTGGACGCGCGAGGCCACGGTCCGTGACCCGCAGGGCGCCGTCCTCACCCTGTCGCAGTTCACGCCGCCCGAGGGCTTCTGA